A window from Chloracidobacterium sp. encodes these proteins:
- the lptB gene encoding LPS export ABC transporter ATP-binding protein — MKNVARLQVVGAADGAAPLEAVETLRAHRLRKAYRGREVVSDVSLTIRRGEVVGLLGPNGAGKTTTFSMIVGLETPDAGIITLNDEDITALPIYQRARLGIGYLPQEASIFRKLTVENNILAILETLNLPSTERQTRLETLLNELDIAHVRRTMGYAVSGGERRRTEIARCLAIEPKFILLDEPFAGIDPKAVIEIQGIVARLRKKGIGVLITDHNVRETLAITDRAYIISEGRIFRAGRPDELASDQDVRRVYLGEHFRL, encoded by the coding sequence ATGAAGAACGTCGCTCGTTTGCAGGTTGTCGGTGCCGCCGACGGCGCTGCGCCGCTTGAAGCCGTTGAGACCCTCCGCGCCCACCGCCTGCGCAAAGCCTATCGAGGGCGGGAGGTTGTTTCTGACGTCAGTCTCACCATCCGGCGTGGTGAGGTCGTCGGATTACTCGGACCAAACGGAGCCGGTAAGACCACGACGTTCTCAATGATTGTCGGTCTTGAGACCCCTGACGCTGGCATCATCACCCTCAACGACGAGGACATTACCGCGCTGCCGATTTACCAGCGGGCGCGTCTCGGCATTGGCTATTTGCCACAGGAAGCTTCGATCTTTCGGAAGCTGACGGTCGAAAACAACATTCTTGCTATCCTTGAGACGCTTAATCTGCCGTCAACCGAACGTCAAACGCGACTAGAAACCCTGCTGAACGAACTGGACATTGCCCACGTCCGCCGTACGATGGGGTATGCGGTTTCGGGCGGCGAGCGCCGGCGGACGGAAATCGCCCGCTGCTTGGCCATTGAGCCGAAGTTCATTCTGTTGGATGAACCATTCGCTGGTATTGACCCCAAAGCCGTTATCGAAATTCAAGGCATCGTGGCGCGGTTACGGAAAAAAGGCATCGGCGTGCTGATTACCGACCACAACGTACGGGAAACACTCGCCATTACGGACCGGGCTTACATCATCAGTGAAGGCCGTATCTTTCGCGCTGGCCGGCCGGATGAACTCGCTTCCGATCAGGATGTGCGGCGGGTATATCTCGGTGAACATTTTCGGCTCTAA
- a CDS encoding DMT family transporter: MKLGWVTVVLLTGMMLPVQAAVNAKLRTFVVNPIYSALISFAVGTSLLVMLASTMAWAGQAGDLRAAAAAPWWTWVGGALGAVFVTMAILAVPKIGAAGYSAAIITGQLIGALVLDHYGWLGVPQQALTWSRLLGAALLLVAVWLIQR, encoded by the coding sequence ATGAAGCTGGGATGGGTTACGGTGGTTTTGTTAACCGGCATGATGCTGCCCGTACAGGCGGCAGTGAACGCCAAGCTACGGACGTTTGTGGTCAATCCGATTTACAGCGCGTTGATCAGCTTCGCCGTTGGTACAAGTCTGTTGGTGATGCTGGCTTCGACAATGGCCTGGGCGGGACAAGCAGGCGATCTACGCGCCGCCGCTGCGGCACCGTGGTGGACGTGGGTCGGCGGCGCGTTAGGTGCCGTGTTTGTCACAATGGCGATTCTGGCCGTACCAAAGATCGGCGCGGCCGGTTACTCGGCGGCAATTATCACCGGCCAACTCATCGGCGCGCTGGTGTTAGATCACTACGGCTGGTTGGGCGTGCCGCAGCAAGCGTTGACGTGGTCGCGCCTGCTGGGGGCGGCGCTCCTGTTGGTCGCCGTATGGCTCATCCAGCGTTAA